Within Candidatus Hydrogenedentota bacterium, the genomic segment AGCATTTCGCCGTAGCTGACGACGTAGCCGGCTTTGCCTTCGCGGATGACTTCATCTTTGCCCGCGACGAACTGGTAGCTGTCGTCGTAGAACTTGGAGCCGTCTTCCTTCGCGATGAAGGGGACTTTGCTGCGGGTGGTGAAGACGTAGCGGATGCCGTTGTCGTTCCAGATGGTGTTGACGAGGCTCTTGAGCTGGCCGGCGTCGGCGGCGAAGTAGAGGCGGGTGGTGTCGCCTTCCTGGATGCCGCTGTGGGCGAGCCACACGTTGATGCCGTAGTGGCAGGTGTTGTCGGCGATTTCGTCCACGCCCGCGTGGGAGAAGTGGCAGATGACGTTGGCGTTGTTCAGGCGGGCCATGGTGGCCTCGGAGATGATCATCTCCAGGAAGGCGGAGAAGGTGCTGAAGATGCCCTGCTTGCCGGGGAGGGAGCCGAAGCCGGCGGCGGCGGAGAAGTTGCCGCGCTCCTGGACGCCGCCATTGATGCAGACGTTGGGATGGGCAACGCGGATGCCCTTGAGGCCCGTGGAGCCTTCGAGGTCGGAGTCGACCACGAGCACTTTGCTGGCGCGCTCGTCGGCGGGGATGGTGTCGAGGATGGCGTTGACGATGGTGCCGAATTCCGTGCGGTTGCTGGCGGATTCCTTGGTGGAGCCCACATAGGAAACGCTGGTGGCGGTCTTCGGGATGTTGTTGAGGTAGTCAATCGCCGCGGTGTGGCCCTTGAGGGTCAGGTAGTTGATGGCGGAGGCCTTGTCGATCACGTCGTGGCCGGCGTGGGTGCCTTCGATGCCCGGGATGCCGGGGGCCATCTTGCGCTTGTTGATGAGGGCGACCGGGCCGCTGGTGTTCACGGCCATGAGCATGCGGGCGTAGAGCGCGTCGAAGTCTTCGCCGTCGCCCGTGTCGACCGTGAGGCCGTGGCCGGCGAGGGTCTTGCCCACGTCATAGCCGGGAAGGTAGTCCGCTGGGTGGCCGGAAATGGTCACGTTGTTGTCGTCGACGGCGAGCTTCACGTTGAGCTGCTGGGCCACGGCCAGGCGCGCGGCCTCGGCGTCGTTGCCTTCCATCTGGGAGCCGTCGGAGCCAAACATGAAGACCACGCCGTTCGGGTGGGCCTTGGCGACGCCGTTGACGAAGGGCCACATGTGGCCCAGGCGACCGGAGGCGAATTTGATGCCCAGGTGGGGATCCACTTCGGGGTGGCCGTAGAGGCCCTCGCCCGCCGCGCGATACTGGAGGAGCTTCTCGAAGGGCATCTCGCCGTTGAAGGCGCTCATGGCGTACTGGATGGCAACGCGGTGGCCGCCTTCATCGAAGTAGGCCGGGTAAACGCGGTCGCTGCCCTTCATGAAGCTGTCGGCGATGAGCACTTCCGGGACGATGCTGTAGGCGCCGCCGGTGTGGCCGCCGAAGCCGCGCACGCCGGCCACCGCCGTGAAGAACACGATGGTGTCGCGCACGATTTCGATGTTGGCGAGGAGCTGGGCCTTCTGTTCCGGCGTCAGGGGCGCATTCTTGAAGGGGTCAATGGCAACCGGCTTGTAGTTGCTGGTGTCGATGGAAAAAGACATGGGTTCTCCTTTGTTTCCATGGCCGGGACTGCCCAGGCAGGGCGGCTCGCCGGTTGAGTCCAGACTTCGAATGTTGGGAAGGGCGTATGCGGCGCGGCCCCGGCGTAACGCCCGATCACGTTACGGTGGCCCTCAGCACCCGGCGGAATGGCGGGACGGGCTTGAGGACCGTGCCAGCAAGACGAGGCAGTATAGCAGAGCCCCGCAGGCAGTTGACAATTGACCGCTTACAATGGACAGCGAGAGGACGGATAAGTCGGACGGGTCCGATATAATGTATCGGTCCTATCGGCCCCAACGTGGTCCATTGTCCATTGTCAATTGCCAATTTGGATCTGTACAATGGCCCCTTGTCTCGATGAGGAGTATCAAGTGCTTCGGGGATTTCTCATAGTCGATGCTGACGGGCGCAAAGTGCCGGTCGACGATTCTCTGGTCATTGGCCGCACGGCGGACAGCGGCCTGATGATCGACGACAATGCGGCGTCGCGTCGTCACATGGAAATCAAGGCCCGACCGGACCGGTTTATCTGGAAGGATCTGGGCAGCACCAACGGCACGATCCTCAATGGGGCGAAAATGCTGGCGGGCGAGCTGAAGAACGGGGACAAGATCCAGATCGGCGAGACGACCCTCTCTTTCGTGGTGACGGGGCATGCGGAAAGCCGCGACGGCGCACCGGAACCCATCGTGGAAGAGGGGCGCCTGTTCACGGAAACCATCATGGATCATCAGGGGATGGTGAAGAAGCCCCATGAGGGCCCGTCCAAGACCACCAAGCTTCTGGAAGCGGTCTATTCCGTGGCCAACGAGATTGCCACGAACTACGACACCTGCAGCCTGATGGACGGGGTGCTCAAGAAGACCTTGAAGGCCATCAACGCCCAGCGCGGCGCCATTTTCCTCGCGAGTCTGGATGCCGAGCTCCTGCCCTGCTCCGAATGCGGTTTTGTGCACAGCATCGCCAACGGGCAACTGCGCCCGGCCCAGATCGGCGATATTCTCATCAGCAGCACGGTGGCCAGCCGCGTGATCCGCGACGGCGAGAGCGTGCTGTATCAGGATACCGACAGCGACATGGAGTTGAATGCTTCCGAGAGCATCATGTCGCTCCAGTTGCGTTCCATCATCTGCGTGCCGCTCCGCGCGAAGCACGGCATTCTGGGCATCCTGTATATCGACACGGATCGCCAGGATCAGAATTATTCTCATGACGACCTGCTGCTCGCGGCCTCGGTGGGCAACAGTGCGGGTTTGGCGCTGGAAAATGCCCAGATGCACCAGCAGATCCTGGAAAAACAGCGGATCGAGCAGGATCTGGCCACGGCCTGGACCATCCAGGAAGGCTTCCTGGTCAAGGAATGGCCGAACGACCCCCGATTCGAGGTCTATGGCGAGACGCGGCCCGCAAAGACCGTGGGGGGCGATTTCTACGACTATGTGCGGCGCGGGCGCGACAGCGTGGGCATTCTCATTGGCGATGTGAGCGGGAAGGGCGTGCCCGCGGCGCTGACCATGGCCCAGTTGCTGGCGCAATTTCGCCTGCTCTGCCGCGATCTGGAAAGTCCCCTGGAAGTGCTGCGGGAATTGAATCGCGGCCTGGTGAAGCGGAGCCAGCGGGGCATGTTCTGCACGATGTGCTATCTTATGATCGATTTAAACACCGGGCACGTGGTCTGCTGCAACGCGGGCCACCATCCCGTGGTCCAGATCGGGCGAAACGGCGTAACGACCTTTGGCGACGCCACGGGCCCGCCGGCGGGTATTTTGCCCGAGGGGCCCTGGGTGGAGACGCGCTCCATGATCGCGCCGGGGGACAGCCTGCTGCTGTACACCGATGGCATCGTGGAGGCCCGGTCTACGACGACCCTGCTGGAGGGGGCGACGCCATCGCCTCCGGTGGAGTACGAAGAGGAAGGATTGCGCCGGTGCACGGGGCGCCTTTACGGCGAATCGGCCCAGGCGCTCATCGAAGCGGTCATCTACGATGTGCAGCGTTTTACGGCGCCCGCCGCGCCCCACGACGACTGCACGATGATGGCGATGAGGTATATCGGTGCACGATAAAGACCTGTCCATAGTATTCCGGTCCTCCCCGAAACTCCTGTGCGATGTCCGGGCCATGATCCGCAGTTATCTCATCAACCAGGGGGTCCAGGACGACAAAGTGCAGGAATTGGTGCTGGCGGTGGACGAAGCCTGCACCAACGCCATCCGCCACGCCTACCGGGGCGCTCCGGACCAGTTTCTGGAACTTTCCATGGATTCGCGGGATGGATGGATAGAACTGGTGGTGCATGACGACGGGATTCCCGCGCCCTACGACCGGGTGCGGCGCAAGTCGGAGGAGGATATACTGGCGGAGGCGTTGACCCCCGGGGGGCTGGGGATGCATCTCATTTATAACGTCTTTGACGACGTGGAGTTTATGCCGGGCGATGGTCAGGGCAATACCATCGTAATGCGGCTGCGGAAAGTGTAACATGAGGGGGGAATTTTACTCGGGATCATCCGCCACGGCCGGCGGCGGGAGCGTATGGGAGCTTGCCCGCCCGGCGGTGGAGATACATAAAGGTCTAATCGCATGGCACTTGAGTTGAAACAGGTGGAGCAGGACGGCAACTGCATCGTGGAGGCGAAGGGCGAGATCGATCTGTATTCGTCGCCCCAGCTTCGCGAGGCAATTCTGAAGGCCTGCAAGAGCACCAAGCAGAAGGTGGGCGTCCGCCTGACGGACGTGGCCTATATGGACTCCTCCGGCGTGGCCACGCTGGTGGAGGGCCTGCAGGCGGCGGGCGGCGCGGCGTCTTTCCTGCTGCTGGCGCCTTCTCAATCGGTCATGAAAGTTCTCCAGCTTTCCCGCCTGGATTCCGTGTTCAGCATCGTGGAGCAGATGTAACCGGCCATGTCCGCCCTACTGGGACACACAGGCCGCGCCACGCTGAACGGCCTCTTTGCCGCGGCCACGGTCTGCGTGTTGATGGTGGACACCGTCAATTGGCTCCTGTGGCAGCCCCTGCGGGGCAAGGGCCTGCGCGTGCGGAGTACCGTGGAGCATTTCGTGGAGTTCGGCGTGCGCTCCCTGCCCATCGTGGGGCTCATCTGCGGGCTGATCGGCATCATCATGGCCCTGCAGGCGGCCTACACGCTGGAGAAGTGGGGGGCGACCCAGCTCATCGCCGATCTGGTGGGCATTTCGGCCCTGCGGGAGCTGGCGCCGCTCATGACCGCCATCCTGATTACCGGCCGCTGCGGCTCGGCGATCACGGCCGAAATCGGCACCATGAAGGTGTCCGAAGAGATCGATGCCCTCAACGTCATGGGTCTCAATCCCACCAAGTTTCTGATCGTTCCCAAGTTCCTGGCCATGATGATCGCGGTGCCCTGCGTGACGGTGCTGGCCATGCTCATCATGATCCTGGGCGGCTTCTTTGCCGGCGTGGTGCTGGTGGGCGTGGACCCCGGCATCTACTTCCGCCAGACGGCCGAAGCCCTGACCCGCATGGATCTCGTCTCCGGCCTGGTCAAGAGTTTCTTCTTCGGCATTACCATCTGCTGGGTGGGCGTGTATCGCGGATTTCGCGTGGACGGCGGCGCCGAGGGCGTGGGCCGTGAAACCACCTCGTCCGTGGTGACGTCCATTCTGATCATTATCGTCGTGGACCTGGTCTGGACGGCCCTGTTCTTCTCCTGAGGACCCCATGAGCGTCGAACCCGACAATATCATCGAAGTGCACGATCTCCGCGTGAAATACGGCGATCGCACCGTGCTCGATGGCGTGAACCTCACCGTGAAGCGCGGCGAGGTCTTCGTCATACTCGGGGGATCCGGTTGCGGCAAGAGCACGCTGCTCAGGAATCTTGTGGGCCTGATGCGGCCCCATTCGGGGAAGATTCTGTTCAAGGGGCAGGATTTTACCGCCATGAACGACGAGGAGCGGGTGGAGGCGCGCAAGCAGATGGGCATGTGCTTCCAGGGTTCGGCCCTGTTCAATTCCCTCACCATCGGCGAAAACGTGGCCCTGCCGCTCAAAGAGCACACGCGCCTTGAGTCGTCCACAATTGATATCATGACCAAGATCAAACTGGAGTTGGTGGGTCTGGGTGGTTTCGAGCGATTCATGCCCTCGGAATTGAGCGGCGGCATGAAAAAGCGCGCGGGCCTGGCCCGGGCCATGGCGATGGATCCGGAGATCATCTTTTACGACGAGCCCTCCGCCGGCCTGGACCCCATCGTGGGCGCGGGCCTGGACATGCTCATCCGCAAGATGCAGAGCACCTTCAACCTGACCAGTGTGGTGGTGACCCACGAGATGGAGAGCGTGAAACTCATTGCCGATCGTGTGGTCATGCTTGACAAGGGCAAGGTCATCGGCCTGGGCACGCTGGAAGAAATACAGAGAATCGATCACCCTTTTATTGAACAGTTTTTCGCGCGACGACCCGATGCGGAAGGCGAAGACACGGCGAAGTACCTCCAGTCGCTCACGAGCACGGAGTAGCGGAAAGCGCCGTTGTCCGCGCGATCGAAATGAAGCGGAGCGAACAGGCTATGGCCAGTAAGAAGTACAATTTCACCCGGACCGAGTTCACGGCGGGCCTGATGGTGATTGCCAGCGTGGCGGTGCTCGCGGGCTTCGTGGTGGTGATAGAGAATCTCCGCGCCGAGCCGGAATATAAGACGCTCTATGCGCGCTTTACCAGCACGGTGGGGCTGAACGCCAACGCGATGATCCGCTTCGGCGGCCTGGAAGTGGGCACGGTCGCATCGGTGACCTATGATCCGGAGGACCAGTCCCAGATCCTGCTGGAATTGAAAGTGGACCCCAAGACTCCGGTGAACGAATCGAGCCGGGCGACCATCGAGCAGACCACGCTCACCGCGGAGAAGCATCTGGAAATCTCCACGGGCACGAAAGATGCCGCGCTGGTTCCGGCGGGTGGCGATGTGCAGGTAATCAACAGCGGCTATGGTTTCATTGATATCCCCAATGTGGATGGTCTCGTGGGCGGCAGCGAAATGCTCATCGCGGATCTGCGCGATTTCATCGGCGTGGAAGCGGCCAAGAAGGGCGAGGCCGAGGGCAAGGGCGAGCTCGCCAGCATCGAGCGCCTTGCCGGCGATGTTCGCGCGCTGCTCGGTGTGCGGGAGGCCCTCGAGCGGCACAAGGCCGACGGCTCCGAGCCGATTAATGTGGCGAAACTCACCGAAGACCTCGCCAAGCTGCTCGGAGTGGAAGAGGCGGAGAAAGAAGCGGCGGCCGGGGGCGATCCCCTGCCCAGCGTCACGCGGATCACGGGGGATGTGCGCGATCTTCTCGGTGTGAAACAGGCGAAGGCGGAAGCGGTGGCGGGCGGCGCGGACCCGGCCAATGTGGAAAACATCATCGGCAATGTGGATGGCATGCTGGAGAAGTACGATCCCCAGATCGGGACCATACTGGAGAAGGTTCCGCCGCTTCAGGATTCGGCGACCCGCGTGATGACGGGCGTGGCCACCACGCTGGAAGACAACAAGGAAAACATCGACAAGATCGCGACGGACGTGAGCGGTGTTACCGCCACGTTGAATCAGGAGTTGGAGAAAACCATTGCGGCGCTCACCGCCACGCTGGAACATGTCCAGTCGCTCAGCGGCGAGACCGAGGAG encodes:
- a CDS encoding transketolase, with protein sequence MSFSIDTSNYKPVAIDPFKNAPLTPEQKAQLLANIEIVRDTIVFFTAVAGVRGFGGHTGGAYSIVPEVLIADSFMKGSDRVYPAYFDEGGHRVAIQYAMSAFNGEMPFEKLLQYRAAGEGLYGHPEVDPHLGIKFASGRLGHMWPFVNGVAKAHPNGVVFMFGSDGSQMEGNDAEAARLAVAQQLNVKLAVDDNNVTISGHPADYLPGYDVGKTLAGHGLTVDTGDGEDFDALYARMLMAVNTSGPVALINKRKMAPGIPGIEGTHAGHDVIDKASAINYLTLKGHTAAIDYLNNIPKTATSVSYVGSTKESASNRTEFGTIVNAILDTIPADERASKVLVVDSDLEGSTGLKGIRVAHPNVCINGGVQERGNFSAAAGFGSLPGKQGIFSTFSAFLEMIISEATMARLNNANVICHFSHAGVDEIADNTCHYGINVWLAHSGIQEGDTTRLYFAADAGQLKSLVNTIWNDNGIRYVFTTRSKVPFIAKEDGSKFYDDSYQFVAGKDEVIREGKAGYVVSYGEMLYRAIDAVDRARAEGIDVGLINKPTLNVIDEDMMKKVGGSPFALVVEAQNANNGLGSRYGTWLLERGLAPKLGVMAVTKPGEGGIPEHIAHQGLDPDSILAKIKTLAK
- a CDS encoding SpoIIE family protein phosphatase, translated to MAPCLDEEYQVLRGFLIVDADGRKVPVDDSLVIGRTADSGLMIDDNAASRRHMEIKARPDRFIWKDLGSTNGTILNGAKMLAGELKNGDKIQIGETTLSFVVTGHAESRDGAPEPIVEEGRLFTETIMDHQGMVKKPHEGPSKTTKLLEAVYSVANEIATNYDTCSLMDGVLKKTLKAINAQRGAIFLASLDAELLPCSECGFVHSIANGQLRPAQIGDILISSTVASRVIRDGESVLYQDTDSDMELNASESIMSLQLRSIICVPLRAKHGILGILYIDTDRQDQNYSHDDLLLAASVGNSAGLALENAQMHQQILEKQRIEQDLATAWTIQEGFLVKEWPNDPRFEVYGETRPAKTVGGDFYDYVRRGRDSVGILIGDVSGKGVPAALTMAQLLAQFRLLCRDLESPLEVLRELNRGLVKRSQRGMFCTMCYLMIDLNTGHVVCCNAGHHPVVQIGRNGVTTFGDATGPPAGILPEGPWVETRSMIAPGDSLLLYTDGIVEARSTTTLLEGATPSPPVEYEEEGLRRCTGRLYGESAQALIEAVIYDVQRFTAPAAPHDDCTMMAMRYIGAR
- a CDS encoding ATP-binding protein codes for the protein MHDKDLSIVFRSSPKLLCDVRAMIRSYLINQGVQDDKVQELVLAVDEACTNAIRHAYRGAPDQFLELSMDSRDGWIELVVHDDGIPAPYDRVRRKSEEDILAEALTPGGLGMHLIYNVFDDVEFMPGDGQGNTIVMRLRKV
- a CDS encoding STAS domain-containing protein, whose translation is MALELKQVEQDGNCIVEAKGEIDLYSSPQLREAILKACKSTKQKVGVRLTDVAYMDSSGVATLVEGLQAAGGAASFLLLAPSQSVMKVLQLSRLDSVFSIVEQM
- a CDS encoding ABC transporter permease → MSALLGHTGRATLNGLFAAATVCVLMVDTVNWLLWQPLRGKGLRVRSTVEHFVEFGVRSLPIVGLICGLIGIIMALQAAYTLEKWGATQLIADLVGISALRELAPLMTAILITGRCGSAITAEIGTMKVSEEIDALNVMGLNPTKFLIVPKFLAMMIAVPCVTVLAMLIMILGGFFAGVVLVGVDPGIYFRQTAEALTRMDLVSGLVKSFFFGITICWVGVYRGFRVDGGAEGVGRETTSSVVTSILIIIVVDLVWTALFFS
- a CDS encoding ABC transporter ATP-binding protein → MSVEPDNIIEVHDLRVKYGDRTVLDGVNLTVKRGEVFVILGGSGCGKSTLLRNLVGLMRPHSGKILFKGQDFTAMNDEERVEARKQMGMCFQGSALFNSLTIGENVALPLKEHTRLESSTIDIMTKIKLELVGLGGFERFMPSELSGGMKKRAGLARAMAMDPEIIFYDEPSAGLDPIVGAGLDMLIRKMQSTFNLTSVVVTHEMESVKLIADRVVMLDKGKVIGLGTLEEIQRIDHPFIEQFFARRPDAEGEDTAKYLQSLTSTE
- a CDS encoding MCE family protein, giving the protein MASKKYNFTRTEFTAGLMVIASVAVLAGFVVVIENLRAEPEYKTLYARFTSTVGLNANAMIRFGGLEVGTVASVTYDPEDQSQILLELKVDPKTPVNESSRATIEQTTLTAEKHLEISTGTKDAALVPAGGDVQVINSGYGFIDIPNVDGLVGGSEMLIADLRDFIGVEAAKKGEAEGKGELASIERLAGDVRALLGVREALERHKADGSEPINVAKLTEDLAKLLGVEEAEKEAAAGGDPLPSVTRITGDVRDLLGVKQAKAEAVAGGADPANVENIIGNVDGMLEKYDPQIGTILEKVPPLQDSATRVMTGVATTLEDNKENIDKIATDVSGVTATLNQELEKTIAALTATLEHVQSLSGETEELVHQNRPAIEDLMGDLGHLIQNLNVLLEDLKAHPQAIIFGKPESGRK